A genomic region of Brachyspira pilosicoli contains the following coding sequences:
- the cmk gene encoding (d)CMP kinase produces MSDLKVYKIISLDGPSGAGKSTVAKLVAKKLGYKYLDTGAMYRAVTLFFLNKNVNIQNDNEIISAIGDLKISFDNNNKIYLNDVDVSEEIRSIKVVNMVSKVSSISAVRKSMVSLQRAIAENDNYVVDGRDIGSVVFPLAKYKFYIDASVDIRAKRRYEEEIQKGKNITFEEVFDSIKKRDEFDSNREDSPLVVPKDAIIIDTTNMTIDEVVQKITDVVFNKKSNE; encoded by the coding sequence GTGTCTGATTTAAAAGTATATAAAATAATATCTTTAGATGGTCCTTCGGGTGCTGGTAAAAGTACAGTAGCTAAGTTAGTTGCTAAAAAGTTAGGATATAAATATTTAGATACTGGTGCTATGTATAGGGCTGTAACCTTATTTTTTTTAAATAAAAATGTTAATATACAAAATGATAATGAGATCATATCTGCTATCGGCGATTTAAAAATTAGTTTTGACAATAATAACAAGATATACTTAAATGATGTAGATGTTAGTGAAGAGATAAGAAGTATAAAAGTTGTTAATATGGTTTCTAAAGTATCTTCTATCAGTGCAGTTAGGAAAAGTATGGTTTCCTTACAGAGAGCTATTGCTGAAAATGATAATTATGTTGTAGACGGCAGAGATATAGGAAGTGTTGTTTTTCCTCTTGCAAAATATAAATTTTACATAGATGCTTCGGTTGATATTAGAGCTAAAAGAAGGTATGAAGAAGAAATACAAAAGGGCAAAAATATAACTTTTGAGGAAGTATTTGATAGCATAAAAAAAAGAGATGAGTTTGATTCTAATAGGGAAGATAGTCCCCTAGTAGTACCTAAAGATGCTATTATTATAGATACTACAAATATGACTATAGATGAAGTTGTACAAAAAATCACAGATGTGGTTTTTAATAAAAAATCTAATGAATAA
- a CDS encoding S1 RNA-binding domain-containing protein yields MEDNNLSEQKNEFLKALEESDNKTHFRGSVVKGKIVQFDDTDVFIDFNSKVEGKINRDEFDKEPVKGEEIEAVIKGEDNNKGYVILSKRDIDKRKAQDLIEDAVKNATPINGVVKEAIKGGFTVSLMGHNAFCPFSQIDISRGIKEADYIGKEFQFKIIDRKGNKDIVVSRRVLQEETQNKVIEEYLSNLKEGDIVEGKVKNIEKFGAFIQLTEGLDGFLAIPNMSWAKIINPKNIITKGEERKFQVLSVDREKRKVDLGIKQLEGDTWYKFVEEYHVGDIIKGEVTTVKKFGAFVNVYEGVEGLIHVSDLSWNSHVNNPNDFVKVGAYLECKILDMNVPERKLTLGLKQVKDNPWDSAERDFPVKSSVKCKVKRIFKDFAVFELPNGLEGICDISDFDWMNNTVNIKDYIKENEEVEMVIMSIDRDKQRIKLSYKHTKESPWRLFDKAHPHGSIVNGTVKAIIDSGVIVSLENDLEGYMHISQIDLPKGESLENVLKVGESYPFVVREVNQVKRRISLSRREYMEAENKKETQSYISKEEPTSLTYNPFDNIKN; encoded by the coding sequence ATGGAAGATAATAATTTATCAGAACAAAAAAATGAATTTCTTAAGGCATTAGAGGAGAGTGACAATAAGACGCACTTTAGAGGAAGTGTTGTTAAAGGAAAAATAGTCCAATTCGATGACACTGATGTTTTTATAGATTTTAATTCTAAGGTTGAAGGTAAAATAAATAGAGACGAATTTGATAAAGAGCCTGTTAAAGGTGAAGAGATTGAGGCTGTAATAAAGGGAGAAGATAATAATAAGGGTTATGTTATTTTATCTAAGAGAGATATTGATAAGAGAAAGGCTCAGGATTTAATAGAAGATGCTGTAAAAAATGCTACTCCAATAAATGGTGTTGTTAAAGAGGCTATTAAGGGCGGATTTACTGTTTCTTTAATGGGACATAATGCTTTTTGTCCTTTCTCTCAAATTGATATTTCAAGAGGAATTAAAGAAGCTGATTATATAGGCAAAGAGTTTCAATTTAAGATTATAGATAGAAAAGGAAATAAAGATATAGTTGTTTCTAGAAGAGTTTTGCAAGAAGAGACTCAAAATAAGGTAATAGAAGAATATTTATCAAATTTAAAAGAAGGCGATATAGTAGAAGGAAAAGTTAAAAACATAGAGAAATTCGGTGCTTTTATACAATTAACAGAAGGTTTAGACGGTTTCCTTGCTATACCAAATATGTCTTGGGCTAAGATTATTAACCCTAAAAACATTATTACTAAGGGTGAAGAGAGAAAATTTCAGGTTTTATCTGTTGATAGAGAAAAAAGAAAAGTTGATTTAGGTATTAAACAGCTTGAGGGAGATACTTGGTATAAGTTTGTTGAAGAGTATCATGTTGGAGATATAATCAAAGGTGAAGTTACTACTGTTAAAAAATTTGGTGCTTTTGTAAATGTATATGAAGGCGTTGAGGGTCTTATACATGTTTCTGATTTGAGCTGGAACTCTCATGTTAATAATCCTAATGATTTTGTTAAGGTTGGCGCTTATTTAGAATGCAAAATTCTTGATATGAATGTACCTGAAAGAAAATTAACTTTAGGCTTAAAACAGGTTAAAGATAATCCTTGGGACAGTGCTGAGAGAGATTTCCCTGTTAAGAGTTCTGTGAAATGTAAAGTAAAAAGAATATTTAAAGACTTTGCTGTATTTGAACTTCCTAATGGTCTTGAGGGTATATGTGATATTAGTGATTTCGATTGGATGAACAATACTGTTAATATTAAAGACTATATAAAAGAAAATGAAGAAGTTGAAATGGTTATTATGTCTATAGATAGAGATAAGCAAAGAATTAAACTAAGCTATAAACATACTAAAGAAAGTCCTTGGAGATTATTTGATAAGGCACATCCTCATGGTTCTATAGTTAATGGTACTGTTAAAGCTATTATAGATTCTGGTGTTATTGTATCTTTAGAGAATGATTTAGAAGGATATATGCATATTTCTCAAATAGACTTGCCTAAAGGTGAGAGTTTAGAGAATGTACTTAAAGTTGGAGAGAGTTATCCTTTTGTTGTAAGAGAGGTTAATCAGGTAAAAAGAAGAATATCACTTTCTCGAAGAGAGTATATGGAAGCTGAAAACAAAAAAGAAACTCAAAGCTATATTTCTAAAGAAGAACCTACTTCTTTAACTTATAATCCTTTCGATAATATTAAAAATTAA